AGTGAATTTAAAAGATTGAATGAACATTTCGTCCTTAGAAATTTCGATATAATTAGTGAATCCAATCCAATTTTTTTCTAAGCTAATTCCATCCCAATCTGTAAAAGAATTATAAATTCCCATTATAAGTGGGATAATCATGGCCACAATAAAAAAAACCAAAGGGGGCAACAGCAATAGAAAGTATTGAATATCCCTTGCGTTCACCCTTTTCTTTTTGTGTACAATAGAAGTTGGTTTACTCGAAATCGTGATACTCATCGGTTGAGTATTCTTTCCTTCTAGTCTCATAAACAACACCCCATCACAATAAAAGTAGAGAGGAGAACAATTTCGTTCTCCTTTTTCTTAACCAGTCTTTTATTTGGTAGAAAATTTCACTTTCGATTTGAAATCGTCTGATGCTTTTAGTGCTTTATCCAATGTTTTATTTCCTAATAGCCATTCTGCAATATAATTTCCACTTTGTTCTTGATATGGCCAAGGAATTTGTACGTTACCGAGGTTTGCATCAGCTGCACCAATGCTTTTATAAGTGTTGATATCTTCTACATATGGAGCTTGAACAGCGGAAACCACATCAGGTATTAAGCTTTCTGTTTGGACAATGTCAATGTACTTTTTCGCCATATCCTTATTTGTAGCAAATACTTCTAAAACTTGTTTCACTTCTTTTGGATGCTTAGTTGTCGCACTTGCAGAGAAAGTGTGGTCGGGTTGCATGATGATTTTTGTATTCTTTTCATCCGTTGCTGGGGTCGGGAAAAATCCAATTTCAAGGTCTGGATTGTTTTTCAACACTTGTGCAGTCGACCACGTTCCGATAATCCACATTGCAGTTTCCTCTTTTGCAAACATTTCAGCTGCCCCTGTGAAATCTAGGCCAAATGGATCTTTGTTTGAATATTTGTATATTTCTTCAAAATGTTCAAACACTGTTTTGAATTCTGGTGAAGTTGCAAATGATACCTTCCCTTTTTGTAAATCATTTCCCCAAGTTGGATTTTTTGAATACACCTCAATGGTTGCAAACTGGTTGAATGAGTTTCCAATCTGGTAATCCTTGAAATGAGAAGTAAATGGTGTAATGCCCTTACTTTTTAATGTTTCAGCTACTGCCATTAACTCATCCCATGTTTTTGGAATTTCAATGTTGTTTTCTGTAAAAATTCTTTTGTTGTAGAATACTCCTTGGAAATTCGATGTATAGGGAACTGCATAATCCTTTCCATCTATCTGCAAGGCTTTTCTGATATCTTCAGGAAATTCACTCATAAATTCCTCTGTAGAAAGGTCCATTAAATGTTCAGTGTATTTCGGATGATCTCCACCTTTAATCATGATAATATCTGGTAATTGTTTCCCGGCAATTCTAGTTTGCATAACTGAACTAAAATCGGTGTCCCAGTTTATGTATTCAAATTCAAGCTTTACATTTGGCAACTCTTTTTCAACGGTTTCTTTAATCATTTTTTCAGTTTCTTTTGTATTCGTGTTATTCCAATCCAAAACCTTTAAGGTGACTTTTCCGTCTTTTGATGTACCTGAAGAGCTTGAACTACAAGCAACAAGGAGTGACACAATGATTGAAATAATCATGATCAAGTGTACCCATTTAAAAAAACCTTTTTTCATTTTTTAATTTCCCCCTTTTATAATTCATTTGCTAACACATCATTAGAAACAGAAAGAACCTTATTAACTAATATAGATATCTACTAGTGAGAACTTGTCTAAGAAGAAAAATAATAGAATATCATTATCATTTGAGTAAGTAACGGGATGGTAAAACGCTTACATTTTAAGAAATTCTAACCTGTAAAATAATACTTTATATTCTTAATTTGTAACTTGTAAGTATCTTGACAGAAAAAATCTTGTTGTTTACCTTTTAATCTCTTAGCCTAAACATATAGCTAAGGATTTAAAACAACTGTTATGTAGGCATTCCCCCTTATTAAACAATGGTTATACTAATGTGTTCAGAAAAATCAGATTAATCTAACTAGGTTTATTATATAGTCACTTTACATAGCAGTACAATACAGAATCCTAACCTATTACTTTAAATCAGGTATAAAATCCTAACCTTTACTATTTAATCAAGCCTGTTAAGGGATGATGGTTTCTTGATTTAATCCCCACTTTTTGGTGGCCATTTCTCACAACAAAAAGAGGATTACATTTTATTGCAACCCTCAAACGTTATGAATGTTTTACTTCACTAACTTCTCATAAAAATTCAATCTTTGCTGCGCATTCTCTTTTATGATTATATCGACATCACTGTCGACGAAGGGTTCTACATTTTCTCCTTTAATTACTTTCATGGCGGTTTCTACGCTTAAATAGCCCATATCATAAGGGTTTTGGGCAATGGTACCAGGGAGGGTTTCGTCGGCAATTAACTTAAGCATCTCGGTCAGACCATCTGGCCCAATGACTGGTATTAAAAGCCCCTGTTTCTCAAGCTCCTTGATTACCGATAACGCAATCGTGTCATGTGAGGTCACCACTCCATTAATATCAGGATGTTCACGCAAAACCCTTGAAATCGCCTTTTTAATTGCTTTGGGATCATCCGATACACCTGTTTTGGTATATGCTACTTCAATTCCCGCATTTTGTAATGCAATGGTCGCCCCGTCGACCCGCTCTCTAAACACCGAGAAAGATATATCACCACCGATAATTGCCACCTTATCACCTGGCTGCAGCTGGGAGGCTAAAAAGGCCCCTGCCTTTTGACCTAAGTCGTTATTATCGGTTCCAATATAAGCCTTTTTGTTTTTAATGGTAAGGTCTGTATCTACTAACAATATGGGTATATCCGTTAAGGTTTCTAATGTCGGCCCAACAGATGAACTGTACGGTGCCGTTATGATAACATCGGGCTTTTCCTTGTATATCTTACTTAATAATTCCATCTGTTTTTTTGGTGTTGCATCACTTGGTTGCACTACTTTTCCATTGATTCCAAAGTCTTTAAATCCTTTTTCGATGCCTGCCTTCATAATTTTCCAGTATTCTGAGTCCGCAACTTTTAAAACTACGACCACAGTCGGCTTTTTATCAGCAAAAGATACGGACATAAAACCAAGAACCATGACTGAAATGACAGCAGGGATAACTAAAATAAATTTCCCTTTCTTTACCACGGCGTCCTCCCCCCTCTCTTTTGTGATAAAGAATCTACCTAATCGGTGGTTAAGCTGGGAATGAGCTGAAATTGAACAGAGAAGGTTGTCCCATTTTCACCCGTTTCGATTTCAATTTGGGCATCATGTCTTTTGGCTACACTGTAACAAATAGCTAACCCCAAACCTGTTCCTGTTTCTTTTGTCGTAAAGAAAGGCGTCCCTAATTTTGATAATACCTCTGGGTTGATACCCTGCCCTTGATCTTTTATTTGCAGAACCACTGTCTCATCGTCTTGAAAGGTTTTAATGGTTAAAATTCCATTAGAAGTCATGGCATCTAATCCATTTAAGGCAATATTTAAGATGAGCTGGCGGATTTCTTTTTCGTCCAGGGAGATGTCAGGACATTCTCCTAAGTCCAGCTTAAGCTGTTTATTTGAACGGAACGCTTCTGCTTGAATCAGAGGAGATAAAGCTTCAATAATAGCATTCAAGTTCTGTTTCTTTTTGACACTGATTTTATTTTTAGCTAGATTCAAAAATTCTGTGATAATTGAGTTTGCTCTGTTCAATTCCTCAAGCATTAAATCAATGAAATCAGTAGATAAATTGTCCGCTCTGTTCCTAGATAATTGTAAAAATCCTTGAACGGTTGTCATCGGGTTTCTGATTTCATGGGCAATACCTGCGGCCATTTCGCCGATTAAATTTAATCGGTCCAACCGATACATTTCGTTCTCAAGATGGACCCTTTCTGTAATATCATTCAATACTACGAGGGTACATGGTTCGGAATCAATATCAATCATCTCCGTGGACAATAACCCTGAGCGGACTTCCCCGTCTTTCGTTTCATATCTGATTTTCTTATTTCGAATCTTATTATTTAAATCAATTGGCTTTCCTGTTGACTCATCAATAAAATTATTCCGATTAATTTTTTGATGTATCAATTCGTTACTCCTATAACCAGTGAATTTTGTCCAACTGGCATTGATATCAATAAATGTCTGATCCTTCTGTAATAAAATCGCCTTTAATAAGGGGCTGGAATCAAAGATTTTTCGAAACCTTTCTTGAGAACGGAACAGATGGTCAGCCATTCTTTTTCGTTCTTCAATTTCCTTTTGCAGTTTCTGGTTTGACTTGGTCAACTCAAGCGTCCGCGCTTCGACGACATGTTCCAAATTATGAAATCGTTGTTTTTTAACTTTTTCTATTTCTTTTCTTTCCGTAACATCCCGCACCGTACAAACAAAAATCTGTTCATCCTCAATAATGGTGGATGCAATTAATAGATCACCATAGAAACAGCTTTTATCCTTCCGACTGGCAACAACTTCGATGATCTTTCCTACGGACTGTCTAATCGTAGAAATAAATGAGACGGGTGAATGACATAACACTTCATTCTCCCATTTGGGAAAAAGCTTTAAAACGTGTTTTTCCAGCAATTCCTTGGCCTGATAGCCGAACATGCTAGTGACGGCAGGATTTACGGAAAGAATACAACCTTGATTATCAAACGTGACAATGGTATCGGTTATTGTTTCACTAACGGCTTTCGATAATGCCTCAGTCCGTCGTAAATTCAGTGTGGTTCTATCCAGCCTTTTGTTAACCTTATTCAGCTCTAGTAAATGTCCTAAATCTGTTTGAATAATCGTTTCTTGATGATTTTGATGGATTTTGACAAACTGTTCAATTTTCTTTTTCAATGTTTCGGGCTGAAAGGGTTTAAAAATATAATCAATCGCACCTACAGAGTACCCTTGATGTACATGTTCGATTTCTTGACTAATCGCTGTAATAAAAATAATCGGGATATTTTTCGTTTTTTCTCTCGCCTTTATAAGTTTGGCAGTATCAAATCCATTCAGTCCCGGCATTTGAACATCTAGTAAAATCACCGCAAAATCATGTTGAAGCATGCATTTTAACGCTTCTTTTCCTGAATGTGCGCTAATTAGATTGTAGTTTGGTGAATTGAGCACCGCCTCTAATGCTAAAAGGTTTTCTGGATGATCATCCACCATTAAAATATTCACCTTTTGAGAAGGCGTTTTATTTAACTTTTTGATAGAGCCTTTCGGGTCCATCAAATTCTCCGTAACAGTCTTCATAACGTGTAAATTTAACCCCCTCTCTTTTTCCTAAACCAAGAAAACCTGACGTACTTAGGCTTTCATATATTAATTGATGAACATCATTTTGAAGGTTCTTATTAAAATAGATGAGAACATTTCGGCATATAATCATATCAAACTCGTTAAAAGAATGATCGGATACTACATTATGCTGGGCAAAAATCATATTCTTCTGAAGAAATGGGTGGAAACAAACCTTATCGTCAATGGCTTTATAATATTCAGAAAAGGCCCGTTTCCCTCCTGCTTCAATATAGTTTTTAGTATAGAGCTTCATTTCTTCTAACGGAAAGGTACCTTGTTTTGCTTTTTCGAGAATATTCTTATTTATATCAGTTGCATAGATTCTTGTTTTATCGTAGATGCCCTCTTCATGAAGGAGTATCGCCATTGAATACACTTCCTCACCGGAAGAACAGCCGACATGCCAAATTTTAATCGAAGGATACTCCTTTATTAAAGGAATCACCTTTGTCCGGATACTCTTAAAAAAGGATGGATCCCGAAACATCTCCGTCACATTAATGGAAAAATCGGACAGAAACGTTGCCATCACACTAGGTTCGCGAAGGATTTTTTCCTGCAGCGCGGATATACTTGAAAGTCTCTCAATGTGAACGCGATGGTTAATTCTCCTTTGGATAAAAGGAAAGGCATAGTTTCTGAAATCATACCCATAATATCGAAAGATTGCCTCAAGTAATAAATCGATTTCAATTCTCTCGACCTCTTCAGTCTGAACTAGACTACTAGTTTCATGAAATTTAACATGTGCGATTTTCTAGCCCTCCTTCGTAAACAGCCATACTTGCATTAACGAGAACAACTGTTCTAAGTTGATTGGCTTGCTAATATAGTCGGTAGCT
This genomic stretch from Neobacillus niacini harbors:
- a CDS encoding ABC transporter substrate-binding protein, with product MKKGFFKWVHLIMIISIIVSLLVACSSSSSGTSKDGKVTLKVLDWNNTNTKETEKMIKETVEKELPNVKLEFEYINWDTDFSSVMQTRIAGKQLPDIIMIKGGDHPKYTEHLMDLSTEEFMSEFPEDIRKALQIDGKDYAVPYTSNFQGVFYNKRIFTENNIEIPKTWDELMAVAETLKSKGITPFTSHFKDYQIGNSFNQFATIEVYSKNPTWGNDLQKGKVSFATSPEFKTVFEHFEEIYKYSNKDPFGLDFTGAAEMFAKEETAMWIIGTWSTAQVLKNNPDLEIGFFPTPATDEKNTKIIMQPDHTFSASATTKHPKEVKQVLEVFATNKDMAKKYIDIVQTESLIPDVVSAVQAPYVEDINTYKSIGAADANLGNVQIPWPYQEQSGNYIAEWLLGNKTLDKALKASDDFKSKVKFSTK
- a CDS encoding sugar ABC transporter substrate-binding protein, producing the protein MVKKGKFILVIPAVISVMVLGFMSVSFADKKPTVVVVLKVADSEYWKIMKAGIEKGFKDFGINGKVVQPSDATPKKQMELLSKIYKEKPDVIITAPYSSSVGPTLETLTDIPILLVDTDLTIKNKKAYIGTDNNDLGQKAGAFLASQLQPGDKVAIIGGDISFSVFRERVDGATIALQNAGIEVAYTKTGVSDDPKAIKKAISRVLREHPDINGVVTSHDTIALSVIKELEKQGLLIPVIGPDGLTEMLKLIADETLPGTIAQNPYDMGYLSVETAMKVIKGENVEPFVDSDVDIIIKENAQQRLNFYEKLVK
- a CDS encoding PAS domain S-box protein gives rise to the protein MKTVTENLMDPKGSIKKLNKTPSQKVNILMVDDHPENLLALEAVLNSPNYNLISAHSGKEALKCMLQHDFAVILLDVQMPGLNGFDTAKLIKAREKTKNIPIIFITAISQEIEHVHQGYSVGAIDYIFKPFQPETLKKKIEQFVKIHQNHQETIIQTDLGHLLELNKVNKRLDRTTLNLRRTEALSKAVSETITDTIVTFDNQGCILSVNPAVTSMFGYQAKELLEKHVLKLFPKWENEVLCHSPVSFISTIRQSVGKIIEVVASRKDKSCFYGDLLIASTIIEDEQIFVCTVRDVTERKEIEKVKKQRFHNLEHVVEARTLELTKSNQKLQKEIEERKRMADHLFRSQERFRKIFDSSPLLKAILLQKDQTFIDINASWTKFTGYRSNELIHQKINRNNFIDESTGKPIDLNNKIRNKKIRYETKDGEVRSGLLSTEMIDIDSEPCTLVVLNDITERVHLENEMYRLDRLNLIGEMAAGIAHEIRNPMTTVQGFLQLSRNRADNLSTDFIDLMLEELNRANSIITEFLNLAKNKISVKKKQNLNAIIEALSPLIQAEAFRSNKQLKLDLGECPDISLDEKEIRQLILNIALNGLDAMTSNGILTIKTFQDDETVVLQIKDQGQGINPEVLSKLGTPFFTTKETGTGLGLAICYSVAKRHDAQIEIETGENGTTFSVQFQLIPSLTTD
- a CDS encoding CheR family methyltransferase, with the translated sequence MAHVKFHETSSLVQTEEVERIEIDLLLEAIFRYYGYDFRNYAFPFIQRRINHRVHIERLSSISALQEKILREPSVMATFLSDFSINVTEMFRDPSFFKSIRTKVIPLIKEYPSIKIWHVGCSSGEEVYSMAILLHEEGIYDKTRIYATDINKNILEKAKQGTFPLEEMKLYTKNYIEAGGKRAFSEYYKAIDDKVCFHPFLQKNMIFAQHNVVSDHSFNEFDMIICRNVLIYFNKNLQNDVHQLIYESLSTSGFLGLGKREGVKFTRYEDCYGEFDGPERLYQKVK